From Moritella sp. Urea-trap-13, the proteins below share one genomic window:
- a CDS encoding HAD-IA family hydrolase, with protein sequence MKFYRRLQQIKAMSFDLDDTLYDNGPVVRRAEAWMHMHLRSQYPHITHLDNNAWLLLKRQVMHQQPSLVHDVSAMRIACLTALFLRHGYSEQDARFVAEDIFTQVLAVRSDFVVPENTFAVLSELASKVPLIAVTNGNVDTDKIGLTPFFTAVIKPGNGLRMKPYPDLFTLAAETLALPPQHILHVGDHLKSDVAGAISNGFMSAWFNDQQQSLMTSNKSSHLPDIEITHLDELTSLL encoded by the coding sequence ATGAAATTCTATCGACGATTACAACAGATTAAAGCCATGAGTTTCGATCTTGACGATACCTTATATGATAACGGTCCTGTGGTGCGCCGCGCCGAGGCTTGGATGCACATGCATTTACGCAGCCAATATCCACACATTACGCATTTAGATAACAATGCTTGGTTGCTATTAAAGCGCCAGGTTATGCATCAACAACCGAGCTTGGTACATGATGTCAGTGCGATGCGCATTGCTTGCTTAACCGCATTATTTTTACGTCATGGTTATAGTGAACAAGACGCGCGCTTTGTTGCCGAAGATATTTTTACGCAAGTACTGGCCGTGCGCAGTGACTTTGTCGTACCTGAAAATACTTTTGCGGTGTTATCTGAACTGGCGAGTAAAGTCCCGTTAATTGCAGTAACCAATGGCAATGTCGATACTGATAAAATTGGCCTAACGCCGTTCTTTACTGCAGTGATAAAACCGGGCAATGGCTTGAGAATGAAACCCTATCCGGATTTATTTACCCTTGCGGCAGAAACCTTAGCATTACCACCTCAACATATTCTCCATGTTGGTGATCACCTTAAGTCTGATGTGGCTGGTGCAATCAGCAATGGCTTTATGTCAGCTTGGTTTAATGATCAACAACAATCGTTAATGACCAGTAACAAAAGCAGTCATTTACCCGATATTGAAATAACGCACTTGGATGAATTAACAAGCCTGTTATAA
- the xerC gene encoding tyrosine recombinase XerC — protein MTTPSKNNIAAGSDLPAPCDLPVQLLKPIERFLRYITSERQLSLHTARNYRRHLTLFAEQMLTFPLTEWRALDASQVRKLATLNHKLGLSPRSLATKLSALRSFCDYLVLQGDLSANPAKGVSAPRQHKSLPKNLDVDEINQLLAVSNAEEKDAPFLVLRDKAMMELMYSAGLRLDELVNLDLKDVKLSEKTMRVIGKGDKQRQLPIGSVAITALKAWLKVRCEYADSAQPALFVSQLRRRISHRSVQSRMAKWGQQQTLTSHVHPHKLRHSFATHMLESSGDLRAVQELLGHANISTTQIYTSLDFQHLAKVYDAAHPRAKKKNRED, from the coding sequence GTGACAACGCCATCAAAAAATAATATCGCCGCAGGTAGTGACCTACCTGCACCGTGCGATCTACCTGTACAATTGCTTAAACCGATTGAACGGTTTTTACGTTATATCACCAGTGAGCGCCAATTGAGTCTGCATACTGCGCGTAACTATCGCCGTCATCTGACCTTATTCGCCGAGCAAATGCTGACATTTCCGCTCACGGAATGGCGTGCGCTTGATGCATCCCAAGTACGTAAGTTAGCGACTTTAAATCATAAGTTGGGTTTATCGCCGCGCAGTCTGGCGACAAAATTATCCGCCTTGCGCAGTTTTTGTGATTATTTGGTACTGCAAGGTGATTTGAGTGCCAACCCTGCTAAAGGTGTATCAGCCCCCAGACAACATAAATCATTACCCAAAAATCTGGATGTCGATGAAATTAATCAATTACTCGCGGTTTCCAATGCAGAAGAAAAAGATGCTCCGTTTTTAGTGCTGCGTGATAAAGCCATGATGGAGTTGATGTATTCGGCGGGTTTACGGTTAGATGAACTGGTTAATTTAGATTTAAAAGACGTTAAACTAAGTGAAAAAACCATGCGCGTGATTGGTAAAGGCGATAAACAGCGTCAGTTACCTATCGGCAGTGTCGCGATCACCGCATTAAAAGCATGGCTGAAAGTACGCTGTGAATATGCTGATAGCGCGCAACCGGCATTATTTGTCAGTCAGCTGCGCCGTCGGATCTCACATCGTAGTGTGCAAAGCCGTATGGCGAAATGGGGACAACAACAAACACTCACCAGTCATGTGCATCCGCATAAATTACGCCATTCATTTGCCACCCATATGCTCGAATCCAGTGGCGACTTACGTGCCGTACAAGAATTATTAGGGCATGCTAATATCAGTACCACGCAGATCTACACCAGTTTAGATTTTCAACATCTAGCTAAGGTATATGATGCTGCGCACCCTCGCGCAAAGAAAAAGAACAGAGAGGATTGA
- a CDS encoding DUF484 family protein, giving the protein MSDVAASMLIAEPSVLTEQDVIAFLQADPDFFVRNNDLVDSLPISHGAQGSVSLVTLRLERQRQRIAELEQQLQQLVAIAADNDKLFRIYADIYTALFNCTSVMQMQRILVTKIQSQLPLAAVNLHLNEAYFHLKSQYLPLAISAGQLVRMRQQQFAGGDHYFGPVAGVDKALLFGQDALVNSVALMALGERGEYGLLAIGSANADHYQAGMDNLLLGQLCRIISTLLPQLMPLRDNAIKK; this is encoded by the coding sequence ATGAGCGACGTTGCAGCGTCGATGTTAATCGCGGAACCGTCGGTGCTAACAGAGCAAGATGTGATTGCTTTTCTGCAGGCGGATCCGGATTTCTTTGTGCGTAATAATGATTTAGTCGACTCCCTACCGATATCGCATGGTGCGCAAGGCAGTGTGTCTTTGGTTACCTTGCGATTAGAACGTCAGCGTCAACGTATTGCCGAACTAGAACAACAGTTACAACAGTTAGTGGCTATTGCCGCTGACAACGATAAATTATTTCGTATCTATGCAGATATTTATACCGCCTTGTTTAATTGCACTTCAGTGATGCAAATGCAGCGTATTCTGGTGACGAAAATTCAATCGCAATTGCCTTTAGCTGCGGTTAATTTACATCTTAATGAAGCTTACTTTCATCTTAAATCACAATATCTGCCGCTGGCTATTTCAGCGGGACAGTTAGTGCGCATGCGTCAGCAGCAATTTGCCGGTGGTGACCATTACTTTGGTCCTGTGGCAGGTGTCGATAAAGCCCTGCTGTTTGGCCAAGATGCCTTGGTTAACTCAGTGGCCTTAATGGCACTGGGTGAGCGTGGCGAATATGGTTTACTCGCTATCGGTAGTGCCAACGCCGATCATTACCAAGCGGGCATGGATAACTTGCTGTTAGGTCAACTTTGCCGCATTATCTCTACCCTGTTACCGCAACTGATGCCTTTACGTGACAACGCCATCAAAAAATAA
- the dapF gene encoding diaminopimelate epimerase: protein MFIQFSKMHGLGNDFMVVDCVTQNVFFNNDNIRRLADRNTGIGFDQLLVVEAPYDPDLDFHYRIFNADGSEVEQCGNGARCFASFVRHKGLTNKSKISVSTSSGKITLQVEYDGQITVNMGVPELAPDKIPFRAKQQEKTYILRALDSTVFCGAVSMGNPHCVTLVDDIDAAPLADLGHAIAHHERFPNRVNAGFMQVLSPEHAKLRVYERGVGETRACGTGACAAAVVGQLQGKLGQDVCMELPGGKLQISWRGPGTPVFMTGPATLVYDGQINI from the coding sequence ATGTTTATACAGTTTTCAAAAATGCACGGTTTGGGTAATGATTTCATGGTTGTTGACTGTGTGACCCAAAATGTATTTTTTAATAATGACAATATCCGTCGTTTGGCGGATCGAAATACCGGTATTGGCTTTGATCAACTGTTAGTGGTCGAAGCACCTTATGATCCTGATCTTGATTTTCACTATCGTATTTTTAATGCCGATGGCAGCGAAGTGGAGCAGTGTGGTAATGGCGCGCGCTGTTTTGCTAGTTTCGTGCGTCATAAAGGTTTAACCAATAAAAGTAAAATCTCGGTAAGTACTAGCTCAGGTAAGATCACGTTACAAGTGGAGTACGATGGTCAGATCACGGTGAATATGGGGGTGCCTGAATTAGCCCCTGATAAAATACCATTCCGTGCCAAGCAGCAGGAAAAAACCTATATTTTACGCGCCTTAGACAGCACGGTGTTTTGTGGTGCTGTGTCTATGGGCAACCCACATTGTGTCACGTTAGTCGATGACATCGATGCGGCGCCGTTGGCCGATCTTGGTCATGCGATCGCTCATCATGAACGTTTTCCTAACCGTGTTAATGCTGGTTTCATGCAGGTATTGTCACCGGAACATGCCAAGTTACGGGTATATGAACGTGGTGTCGGTGAAACACGTGCGTGTGGCACTGGTGCTTGCGCGGCAGCGGTTGTCGGTCAATTACAGGGGAAACTCGGTCAAGATGTGTGTATGGAACTGCCTGGCGGTAAATTACAAATATCATGGCGCGGTCCTGGTACACCGGTCTTTATGACTGGTCCTGCAACACTCGTTTACGATGGACAAATAAATATATGA
- the lysA gene encoding diaminopimelate decarboxylase yields MDYFNYQDDGQLFAEQCAIADVAEKFGTPTYVYSRATIERHWHAFNDAAGEHPHLVCYAVKANSNIAVLNVMARLGSGFDIVSGGELLRVIAAGGDPSKIVFSGVGKTIAEINLALDHQIHCFNVESTSELERINEIALSRGVQAPISIRVNPNIDAGTHPYISTGLKENKFGIDIDLAEGVYQAASKMLGIKLNGVDCHIGSQLTELSPFLEAVDKLLVLIDKLSAQGIVLTHLDVGGGLGVPYEGETPPLPAEYAQALKDKLAGRKLALIFEPGRAIMANAGILVSKVEYIKLTEHKNFAIVDAAMNDLIRPALYSAWQAIAPVNKSLVRESRNYDVVGPICETGDFLGKNRDLTIAMDDYIVVRSAGAYGSTMSSNYNSRSRPAEVMVDGDVAHLIRRREELAEIWKDEAILPAQ; encoded by the coding sequence TTGGATTATTTTAATTATCAGGATGATGGCCAGTTATTTGCGGAACAGTGTGCGATTGCAGACGTTGCAGAAAAATTTGGTACGCCAACATATGTATATAGCCGAGCGACAATTGAACGCCATTGGCACGCATTTAATGATGCTGCTGGTGAGCACCCGCACTTGGTTTGTTATGCGGTAAAGGCTAATTCGAATATTGCAGTGCTTAACGTGATGGCGCGTTTAGGATCAGGTTTCGATATTGTCTCAGGTGGCGAATTGTTACGAGTGATAGCGGCGGGTGGTGATCCAAGCAAAATAGTGTTCTCGGGTGTCGGTAAAACCATCGCTGAAATTAATTTAGCACTCGATCATCAAATTCATTGTTTTAATGTTGAATCGACATCTGAGTTAGAGCGCATTAATGAAATTGCGTTAAGCCGAGGTGTACAAGCGCCAATATCTATCCGCGTTAACCCGAATATTGATGCCGGTACGCATCCATATATCTCTACCGGTTTAAAAGAAAACAAATTCGGTATCGACATCGATCTGGCTGAAGGTGTTTATCAAGCGGCCAGCAAAATGCTGGGTATTAAATTAAACGGCGTTGATTGCCACATTGGTTCTCAATTGACTGAATTATCACCGTTTCTAGAGGCGGTAGATAAGTTGTTGGTATTAATTGATAAATTGTCAGCACAAGGCATCGTGCTAACGCATCTTGATGTCGGCGGCGGTTTAGGTGTGCCTTATGAAGGCGAAACGCCACCATTGCCAGCGGAATATGCACAGGCATTAAAAGATAAGTTAGCGGGTCGTAAACTGGCGCTTATTTTTGAACCGGGCCGTGCCATCATGGCTAATGCCGGTATTTTGGTGAGTAAAGTTGAATATATTAAACTTACTGAACATAAAAACTTTGCTATCGTCGATGCGGCAATGAATGATCTGATTCGTCCAGCGCTATACAGTGCATGGCAAGCGATTGCGCCAGTGAATAAATCATTAGTGCGTGAATCTCGCAATTATGACGTGGTTGGTCCTATTTGTGAAACTGGTGATTTCTTAGGTAAGAACCGTGATTTAACCATCGCTATGGATGATTATATTGTTGTACGCTCTGCCGGTGCATATGGCTCAACCATGAGCTCTAACTATAATTCTCGTAGTCGACCTGCTGAAGTGATGGTTGATGGTGATGTGGCGCATTTAATTCGTCGTCGAGAAGAACTGGCTGAGATCTGGAAAGACGAAGCGATTTTACCTGCACAGTAG
- a CDS encoding lipoprotein: MSQARKTTFITLAFLFSAGLLSGCGISGPLYAPGTGPDAAKAKPKQVTTQTATSVDNNTASETPNAAAE, translated from the coding sequence ATGAGCCAAGCAAGAAAAACAACATTTATTACATTAGCCTTTCTATTTAGTGCTGGCTTACTGAGTGGTTGTGGTATTTCAGGTCCTTTATATGCACCTGGAACGGGACCTGATGCGGCGAAAGCCAAGCCAAAACAGGTAACAACACAGACAGCGACAAGTGTTGATAACAATACCGCGAGTGAGACGCCAAACGCTGCAGCAGAATAA
- the cyaY gene encoding iron donor protein CyaY, translating into MTDSEFHEQVDELLISFEEIIDDSDVELDYENSNSILTLYCRDGSQIILNKQAPLHQLWVATKANGHHFEFNNDVWIDNRTQQSLSVVLTDAVKNQGGEDVNF; encoded by the coding sequence ATGACTGATTCAGAATTCCACGAACAAGTAGATGAACTATTAATTAGCTTTGAAGAGATCATTGATGACAGTGATGTTGAGCTCGATTATGAAAACAGCAACAGTATTTTGACTCTATACTGCCGTGATGGTTCGCAAATCATTTTGAACAAACAAGCACCATTACATCAGCTTTGGGTAGCAACAAAAGCCAATGGCCATCACTTTGAATTTAACAATGATGTGTGGATTGATAATCGCACGCAGCAGTCTTTATCTGTGGTATTGACCGACGCGGTTAAAAATCAGGGCGGTGAAGACGTTAACTTCTAG